In Brachypodium distachyon strain Bd21 chromosome 2, Brachypodium_distachyon_v3.0, whole genome shotgun sequence, one genomic interval encodes:
- the LOC104582951 gene encoding uncharacterized protein LOC104582951 isoform X1, protein MAEMVSSAIVGETVSRIFSGITGSKDPEKTDEAIGGGLERLEMARIKMEAALETSNKWQITDTPLLHWRKKLKRAAQDCEDAVRRCRQHSQEEDERKQNVMHSSFPRRIAHTTKAFISSFVGRDNDHCSDNIAAVRKFERFADGATEFMRFVQFGGTPRQHLFFDPLIGHIFAGKSIRYMGLLPGARHHFFSLWPIAFEERGLEAMLFYAYEDCKVLENSFALGFMMRVLESTDIIGTTVKCLRLVTPHFKSTADVVTKEIMQLPTQDFSCLPLEVANANVEQYWNDIHTTFAGWFRPDPLCCQGYEHNVVPSCRGGESINGRKLRLSSIFPEPVGLVFLQRHISLSEYSNQLQGSATRYVSSSLKNYPPLKLGISFVPHYSDEPNSTSEGSVTEVIDGEKQHLTHVNYQPDQLDEMLLPKAIEYLYHNTEATSYVISWRSNHGRADLSVSKTTIATRISGARIASTRQGTSKRSKMLREILQGQTKNLQWKEIARRYLKLWVVRSSERLQSMFTAWLSR, encoded by the coding sequence ATGGCTGAGATGGTCAGTTCTGCCATTGTTGGGGAGACAGTCAGTCGAATCTTTTCTGGTATAACCGGGAGCAAAGACCCGGAGAAAACGGATGAAGCCATAGGAGGTGGCCTAGAGAGGCTAGAGATGGCACGCATCAAGATGGAGGCCGCGCTCGAGACATCCAACAAGTGGCAGATCACTGACACGCCGCTGCTCCATTGGCGAAAGAAGCTGAAGCGTGCTGCTCAGGACTGTGAGGACGCGGTTCGCAGATGCAGACAACATTCTCAGGAAGAAGACGAGAGAAAACAGAATGTAATGCATTCCTCGTTTCCTAGGCGTATTGCACATACGACCAAGGCATTCATCTCCTCTTTCGTCGGCCGCGACAATGATCATTGCTCAGACAACATCGCTGCTGTCCGGAAATTTGAGAGGTTCGCGGATGGTGCTACCGAGTTTATGAGGTTTGTGCAGTTTGGCGGAACACCACGACAGCACCTGTTCTTTGACCCTCTCATTGGGCATATCTTTGCAGGCAAATCAATACGATATATGGGGTTGCTTCCAGGAGCCCGGCATCACTTCTTCTCCTTATGGCCGATTGCTTTCGAGGAGCGTGGGCTGGAAGCCATGCTTTTTTATGCATACGAAGATTGCAAAGTGCTAGAGAATAGTTTCGCTCTCGGGTTCATGATGCGTGTCTTGGAGAGCACGGACATAATTGGAACTACTGTCAAGTGCTTGCGACTGGTGACGCCTCACTTCAAATCCACGGCTGATGTTGTCACTAAAGAGATCATGCAGCTCCCTACACAAGATTTCTCTTGTTTGCCGCTTGAGGTTGCAAATGCCAATGTGGAACAATACTGGAACGATATACACACAACTTTTGCTGGATGGTTCCGCCCAGATCCATTATGTTGCCAAGGATATGAGCACAATGTCGTGCcttcctgccgcggcggcgaaagCATCAACGGAAGAAAATTGAGGCTGTCAAGTATATTTCCAGAACCAGTAGGTCTAGTGTTTTTACAACGCCACATCTCACTATCCGAGTATAGTAACCAGCTGCAGGGGTCAGCCACTAGATATGTCTCATCTTCTTTGAAGAATTACCCACCTTTGAAGTTGGGAATTTCGTTCGTCCCTCATTACTCCGATGAACCAAACTCCACAAGCGAGGGCTCCGTGACAGAGGTGATAGATGGAGAGAAGCAACACCTCACACATGTAAATTATCAACCGGATCAGCTCGACGAGATGCTGCTGCCCAAGGCCATAGAATATCTCTATCATAACACCGAGGCTACGTCTTACGTGATAAGTTGGAGGTCTAACCATGGCAGGGCAGACCTATCCGTGAGCAAGACGACGATCGCGACAAGAATATCAGGAGCACGCATAGCCTCCACAAGACAAGGTACGAGCAAGAGAAGCAAAATGCTGCGTGAGATACTGCAGGGGCAGACGAAAAATTTGCAGTGGAAAGAGATAGCCAGGCGTTACTTAAAACTTTGGGTCGTTCGTTCATCAGAGAGACTGCAGAGCATGTTTACGGCATGGCTCAGTCGGTGA
- the LOC104582951 gene encoding uncharacterized protein LOC104582951 isoform X2 yields MIIAQTTSLLSGNLRGKSIRYMGLLPGARHHFFSLWPIAFEERGLEAMLFYAYEDCKVLENSFALGFMMRVLESTDIIGTTVKCLRLVTPHFKSTADVVTKEIMQLPTQDFSCLPLEVANANVEQYWNDIHTTFAGWFRPDPLCCQGYEHNVVPSCRGGESINGRKLRLSSIFPEPVGLVFLQRHISLSEYSNQLQGSATRYVSSSLKNYPPLKLGISFVPHYSDEPNSTSEGSVTEVIDGEKQHLTHVNYQPDQLDEMLLPKAIEYLYHNTEATSYVISWRSNHGRADLSVSKTTIATRISGARIASTRQGTSKRSKMLREILQGQTKNLQWKEIARRYLKLWVVRSSERLQSMFTAWLSR; encoded by the exons ATGATCATTGCTCAGACAACATCGCTGCTGTCCGGAAATTTGAGAG GCAAATCAATACGATATATGGGGTTGCTTCCAGGAGCCCGGCATCACTTCTTCTCCTTATGGCCGATTGCTTTCGAGGAGCGTGGGCTGGAAGCCATGCTTTTTTATGCATACGAAGATTGCAAAGTGCTAGAGAATAGTTTCGCTCTCGGGTTCATGATGCGTGTCTTGGAGAGCACGGACATAATTGGAACTACTGTCAAGTGCTTGCGACTGGTGACGCCTCACTTCAAATCCACGGCTGATGTTGTCACTAAAGAGATCATGCAGCTCCCTACACAAGATTTCTCTTGTTTGCCGCTTGAGGTTGCAAATGCCAATGTGGAACAATACTGGAACGATATACACACAACTTTTGCTGGATGGTTCCGCCCAGATCCATTATGTTGCCAAGGATATGAGCACAATGTCGTGCcttcctgccgcggcggcgaaagCATCAACGGAAGAAAATTGAGGCTGTCAAGTATATTTCCAGAACCAGTAGGTCTAGTGTTTTTACAACGCCACATCTCACTATCCGAGTATAGTAACCAGCTGCAGGGGTCAGCCACTAGATATGTCTCATCTTCTTTGAAGAATTACCCACCTTTGAAGTTGGGAATTTCGTTCGTCCCTCATTACTCCGATGAACCAAACTCCACAAGCGAGGGCTCCGTGACAGAGGTGATAGATGGAGAGAAGCAACACCTCACACATGTAAATTATCAACCGGATCAGCTCGACGAGATGCTGCTGCCCAAGGCCATAGAATATCTCTATCATAACACCGAGGCTACGTCTTACGTGATAAGTTGGAGGTCTAACCATGGCAGGGCAGACCTATCCGTGAGCAAGACGACGATCGCGACAAGAATATCAGGAGCACGCATAGCCTCCACAAGACAAGGTACGAGCAAGAGAAGCAAAATGCTGCGTGAGATACTGCAGGGGCAGACGAAAAATTTGCAGTGGAAAGAGATAGCCAGGCGTTACTTAAAACTTTGGGTCGTTCGTTCATCAGAGAGACTGCAGAGCATGTTTACGGCATGGCTCAGTCGGTGA
- the LOC106866129 gene encoding uncharacterized protein LOC106866129, translating into MAEMVSSAIVGEEVSRIFSSITTNKDQDKRDEATRGRLERLEMARIKMEAALETSNKWQVTDTPLLHWRKKLKRAAQDCEDAARKCRQLSQEEDEREQMVRQSSFPRRIAHTTKAFISSFVGRNNDHLSEHIAVVRRFERFADGATEFMRFVQFSGTPRQHMFFNPLIGHLFAGKLIRYVALRSGGRYHFFTILPMAFEGRGLEAVLSFVYEDCKVPNNSFCLGFTMRVSESTDIIGTIVKCLRLVTPHFKSTADIVIKEITQIPTQDFSCLPHEIGSANAERCWNDMLTTFVGWYRPDPLCCQGYEHDIVPSCSGNGNKLRLWSIFPEPVCHLFLERRMSLSEYSNQLQGSATRYDSSSLENYPSLKLGILFMPHDSLEEPNSTGEGSTIEAINGEKQHLTHTNVHPDQLDEMLLPKAINYLYHNAEATTYEICWRSNHGSAHICVYKTSMVRMWGARTASTRQGRNRNIKMLRGILQGQIKNVQWKELAKNYLKLWVIHSSVRLKSMFTAWLKQ; encoded by the coding sequence ATGGCTGAGATGGTCAGTTCTGCAATTGTTGGCGAGGAAGTCAGCCGAATCTTTTCTAGTATCACCACCAACAAAGATCAGGATAAAAGGGATGAAGCCACAAGAGGTCGCCTAGAGAGGCTGGAGATGGCACGCATCAAGATGGAGGCCGCACTCGAGACGTCTAACAAGTGGCAAGTCACTGACACACCACTGCTCCATTGGCGAAAGAAGCTGAAGCGTGCTGCTCAGGACTGTGAGGACGCAGCCCGCAAATGCAGACAACTTTCTCAGGAAGAAGACGAGAGGGAGCAGATGGTAAGGCAATCCTCGTTTCCTAGACGTATTGCACATACGACCAAGGCATTCATCTCTTCTTTCGTCGGCCGCAACAATGATCATTTGTCAGAACATATCGCTGTTGTCCGGAGATTTGAGAGGTTCGCGGATGGTGCTACCGAGTTTATGAGATTTGTGCAGTTCAGCGGAACACCACGACAACACATGTTCTTCAACCCTCTCATCGGGCATCTCTTTGCAGGAAAATTAATACGATATGTGGCGTTGCGCTCAGGAGGCCGATATCACTTCTTCACCATACTGCCGATGGCTTTCGAGGGTCGTGGGCTGGAGGCCGTGCTATCTTTCGTATACGAAGATTGCAAGGTACCCAATAATAGTTTTTGCCTCGGGTTCACGATGCGTGTCTCGGAGAGCACAGACATAATCGGAACCATAGTCAAGTGCTTGCGACTGGTGACGCCTCACTTCAAGTCCACAGCTGACATTGTGATTAAAGAGATCACGCAGATCCCTACACAAGATTTCTCATGTTTGCCGCATGAGATTGGGAGTGCCAATGCAGAACGTTGCTGGAACGACATGCTCACAACTTTTGTTGGATGGTACCGCCCGGATCCATTATGTTGCCAAGGATACGAGCATGACATTGTGCCTTCTTGTAGCGGCAACGGAAACAAATTGAGGCTTTGGAGTATATTTCCAGAACCAGTATGTCATTTGTTTCTAGAGCGCCGCATGTCACTGTCTGAGTATAGTAACCAATTGCAGGGGTCAGCCACTAGATATGACTCGTCTTCTTTGGAGAATTACCCGTCTTTGAAGTTGGGAATTCTCTTCATGCCTCATGACTCTCTCGAGGAACCAAATTCCACAGGCGAGGGCTCCACGATAGAGGCAATAAATGGAGAGAAGCAACACCTCACACACACAAATGTTCACCCGGATCAGCTCGACGAGATGCTGCTGCCGAAGGCTATAAATTATCTATATCATAACGCTGAGGCTACGACGTACGAGATATGTTGGAGGTCTAACCATGGCAGCGCACACATATGTGTGTACAAGACCAGCATGGTAAGAATGTGGGGAGCACGCACGGCCTCCACAAGACAAGGTAGGAACAGGAATATCAAGATGCTTCGCGGGATACTGCAAGGGCAGATAAAAAATGTGCAGTGGAAGGAGTTAGCCAAAAATTACTTAAAGCTTTGGGTCATTCATTCCTCGGTGAGACTGAAGAGCATGTTTACGGCATGGCTCAAACAGTGA
- the LOC100827257 gene encoding glucan endo-1,3-beta-glucosidase GII: MASASMFAVVALLIGALIASVPTSVQSIGVCYGVIGNNLPSRGDVVNLYRSKGINSMRIYFADAQALSALRNSGIALILDIGNDNLAGIASSASNAATWVNNNVKPYYPAVNIKYIAAGNEILGGATGSIVPAMRNLNAALASAGLGDRIKVSTSIRFDAVADSFPPSKGVFKDAYMSDVARLLASTGAPLLANVYPYFAYRDSPSAIQLNYATFQPGTQVRDDGNGLVYTNLFDAMVDAVHAAMEKAGAGGVKVVVSESGWPSDGGFAANADNARAYNQGLIDHVGKGTPKKPGPLEAYIFAMFNENQKDGNAVERNFGLFKPDKSPAYDIRF, encoded by the exons ATGGCTTCTGCTTCCATGTTTGCAGTTGTTGCTCTCCTCATTGGAGCACTAATTGCTTCTGTTCCTACGA GCGTGCAATCCATCGGGGTGTGCTACGGCGTGATCGGCAACAACCTCCCGTCCCGGGGCGACGTGGTGAATCTCTACAGGTCCAAGGGCATCAACTCCATGCGGATCTACTTCGCCGACGCGCAAGCCCTCTCGGCGCTCCGCAACTCCGGCATCGCGCTCATCCTCGACATCGGCAACGACAACCTCGCGGGCATCGCCTCCAGCGCCTCCAACGCGGCCACCTGGGTCAACAACAACGTCAAGCCCTACTACCCGGCGGTCAACATCAAGTACATCGCCGCGGGCAACGAGATcctcggcggcgccaccggcaGCATCGTCCCCGCCATGCGCAACCTCAACGCCGCCCTGGCATCGGCCGGGCTCGGCGACAGAATCAAGGTGTCCACGTCGATACGGTTCGACGCCGTGGCCGACTCCTTCCCTCCCTCCAAGGGCGTGTTCAAGGACGCCTACATGTCCGACGTGGCGCGCCTGCTGGCGTCCACGGGGGCGCCGCTACTAGCCAACGTGTACCCCTACTTCGCCTACAGGGATTCCCCGTCAGCCATCCAGCTCAACTACGCCACGTTCCAGCCCGGGACGCAGGTGAGGGACGACGGCAACGGGCTGGTCTACACGAACCTCTTCGACGCCATGGTGGACGCCGTGCACGCCGCAATGGAGAAGGCCGGGGCGGGGGGAGTGAAGGTGGTGGTGTCCGAGAGCGGCTGGCCGTCCGATGGGGGATTCGCGGCGAATGCCGACAACGCGAGAGCTTACAACCAGGGCTTGATTGACCATGTTGGCAAGGGGACGCCGAAGAAGCCCGGGCCATTGGAGGCGTACATCTTTGCCATGTTCAACGAGAACCAGAAGGATGGGAATGCCGTGGAGAGGAACTTTGGGCTGTTCAAGCCGGACAAGTCGCCGGCCTACGACATCCGGTTCTAG
- the LOC104582950 gene encoding uncharacterized protein LOC104582950, whose amino-acid sequence MADMVGSAIVGEAVGRIFSRITNSKGQDKTDEATGVGLERLEMARIKMEAALETSNRWQITDTSLLHWRKKLKRAAQDCEDATRRCRQHSQEEDERKQMAMQSSFPRRIAHTTKAIISSFLSRNNDHCSYNISDVRRFERFADGATEFMRFVQLGGTPRHPLFFDPLVGHIFAGKFIRYMVLHPRGGYHCFAIQPVVSEERGLEVTLYFLYEDCKVFENSFTLGLMMRISESTDIIGTTVKCLGLVTPHFKSTADIVIKEITQLPTQDFFCSPPEVTSADAKNHWTEMHTTFSTWFRPDPLCCQGYEHDSVSSCGGGESSSGNKLRLSSIFPEPVCQVSLQRSISQSEYSNQLQGSTTRYDSSYLENYPPLQLGITFMPHDSLKEPKSGEGSTIEAIDGEKQHLTHAVHPDQLDGMLIPKAIDYLYHSAEATTYEICWRSNHGSALLFVYKTSTLSKFGARTASTRQGRRKSIKMLREILRGQMKNVQWKEVAKYYLKLWVVRSSVRLQSMFTEWLKR is encoded by the coding sequence ATGGCTGATATGGTCGGTTCTGCAATTGTTGGGGAGGCAGTCGGACGAATCTTTTCTCGTATTACCAACAGCAAAGGCCAGGACAAAACGGATGAAGCCACAGGAGTTGGCTTAGAGAGGCTGGAGATGGCGCGCATCAAGATGGAGGCTGCGCTCGAGACATCCAACAGGTGGCAAATAACTGACACGTCGCTGCTCCATTGGCGAAAGAAGCTGAAGCGTGCTGCTCAGGACTGTGAGGACGCAACGCGCAGATGCAGGCAACATTCTCAGGAAGAAGACGAGAGAAAGCAGATGGCAATGCAATCCTCGTTTCCTAGACGCATTGCACATACGACCAAGGCGATCATCTCCTCTTTCCTCAGCCGCAACAATGATCATTGCTCATACAACATCTCTGATGTCCGAAGATTTGAGAGGTTCGCGGACGGTGCTACCGAGTTTATGAGATTTGTGCAGCTCGGTGGAACGCCACGACATCCCCTGTTCTTCGACCCTCTCGTCGGGCATATCTTTGCAGGAAAATTCATACGGTATATGGTGTTGCATCCAAGAGGCGGATATCATTGCTTTGCCATACAACCGGTGGTTTCCGAGGAGCGTGGGCTGGAGGTCACGCTATATTTCTTATATGAAGATTGCAAAGTGTTCGAGAATAGTTTTACCCTTGGGTTAATGATGCGTATCTCGGAGAGCACAGACATAATTGGAACTACAGTAAAGTGTTTAGGATTGGTGACGCCTCACTTCAAGTCCACAGCTGACATTGTCATTAAGGAGATCACACAGCTCCCTACACAAGATTTCTTCTGTTCGCCGCCTGAGGTTACGAGTGCCGATGCCAAAAATCACTGGACCGAGATGCACACAACTTTCAGTACATGGTTCCGCCCAGATCCATTATGTTGCCAAGGATACGAGCATGACAGTGTGTCTTCCTGTGGCGGCGGGGAAAGCAGCAGCGGAAACAAATTGAGGCTTTCGAGTATATTTCCAGAACCAGTATGTCAAGTGTCTTTACAACGCTCCATCTCACAATCTGAGTACAGTAACCAGCTGCAAGGGTCAACCACTAGATATGACTCGTCTTATTTGGAGAATTACCCGCCTTTGCAGTTGGGAATTACGTTCATGCCTCATGATTCTCTGAAGGAACCAAAGTCAGGCGAGGGCTCCACGATAGAGGCGATAGATGGAGAGAAACAACACCTCACCCATGCTGTTCACCCGGATCAGCTCGACGGAATGCTGATACCCAAGGCTATAGATTATCTCTATCATAGCGCTGAGGCTACGACATACGAGATATGTTGGAGGTCTAACCATGGCAGTGCACTCCTATTTGTGTACAAGACGAGCACGCTGTCAAAGTTTGGAGCACGCACGGCCTCCACAAGACAAGGTAGGAGAAAGAGTATCAAGATGCTTCGTGAGATACTGCGGGGGCAGATGAAAAATGTGCAGTGGAAGGAGGTAGCCAAATATTACTTAAAACTTTGGGTCGTTCGTTCCTCGGTGAGACTGCAGAGCATGTTTACGGAATGGCTCAAACGGTGA
- the LOC112270530 gene encoding lichenase-2-like gives MAMAQGLVPAAAVLHIHMALLLGLAAVASIPARAASVGVCYGMSGNNLPPASTVVGMLRDNGFTSVRLYAPDAAALAALAGTGIGVVVGAPNDVVPSLSTNPSFAASWVRDNIAAHPYVSFKYLSVGNEISGENTQHLVPAMENVLAALNAAGLGMGVQVTTAISQATIAVHTPPSAGAFAEDCKPFLLPVLQFLARTGAPLLANLYPYFAYTYRAAGDIDVSFALFTAEYQGGPVVQDGEYAYHNMFDATVDAVHAAMEKLLGGESGGVNLVVSETGWPSAGGEAASVENARTYNQNLVDHVRKGTPRRPWKVETYLFAMFNENLKEGGVEQNWGLFYPSTDRVYPIDFGA, from the exons ATGGCAATGGCGCAAGGCCTCGTACCAGCTGCAGCGGTGCTCCACATCCAcatggcgctgctcctcggACTCGCGGCCGTGGCCTCCATCCCTGCAA GAGCGGCATCGGTGGGCGTGTGCTACGGCATGAGCGGCAACAACCTGCCGCCCGCGAGCACCGTGGTCGGCATGCTCCGCGACAACGGCTTCACCTCGGTCCGCCTCTACGCCCCagacgccgccgcgctcgccgcacTCGCCGGGACCGGCATCGGCGTCGTCGTGGGCGCGCCCAACGACGTCGTCCCTTCCCTCTCCACGAACCCCTCCTTCGCCGCGTCCTGGGTCCGCGACAACATCGCGGCCCACCCCTACGTCTCCTTCAAGTACCTCTCCGTCGGCAACGAGATATCCGGCGAGAACACCCAGCACCTCGTCCCGGCCATGGAGAACGTGCTTGCCGCTCTCAATGCCGCAGGGCTCGGCATGGGCGTGCAAGTCACGACGGCCATCTCGCAGGCCACGATCGCCGTGCACACGCCGCCCTCGGCGGGGGCGTTCGCAGAGGATTGCAAGCCGTTCCTGCTCCCCGTGCTGCAGTTCCTGGCGCGCACGGGCGCGCCGCTCCTGGCCAACCTCTACCCCTACTTCGCCTACACGtaccgcgccgccggcgacatcGACGTGAGCTTCGCGCTGTTCACGGCGGAGTACCAGGGCGGGCCGGTGGTGCAGGACGGGGAGTACGCCTACCACAACATGTTCGACGCCACGGTGGACGCTGTGCACGCGGCCATGGAGAAGCTGCTGGGTGGGGAATCTGGGGGCGTTAACTTGGTGGTGTCGGAGACCGGGTGGCCGTCGGCGGGGGGCGAGGCGGCGTCGGTGGAGAACGCGAGGACGTACAACCAGAACCTGGTGGACCATGTGAGGAAGGGAACCCCAAGGCGGCCGTGGAAGGTGGAGACCTACTTGTTCGCCATGTTTAATGAGAATCTCAAGGAAGGTGGCGTGGAGCAGAACTGGGGCCTCTTCTACCCCAGCACCGATCGGGTCTACCCCATCGACTTCGGCGCTTGA